One window of the Natronomonas marina genome contains the following:
- a CDS encoding PGF-CTERM sorting domain-containing protein encodes MIPRQARSTLTAALVVAGAVAAVVLGAAVTPVAADEHTKAEAEDFTEEANFTVTLPMRTDHYPGNHPVHSGQNGYNASIEYNAVGAQALREVGAEEGAFIDNIILEADWIDYSNCDVTQNTKVFGLDYGNNDSGTQIDEDLIQSRKSSTLAEGGLTIDFYDWGDLGGDPPYAAPEDAIVAAQGAGSNDGPCLKMTSEPGWYQIQGFINGTEADNGPDQEPSEEANKAGILADSNYIYICECDSEAAARETLGPPPNEAGSGGESGGATPTPTPSGNGATPTPTESGATPTPTATQVPDTSTPTATQAPSTPTQTRVRATGTDESAPGGGGSQATRTRGNVGGDGAGGAVRNTPTISEAPGFTPVVALVALLAVALLVVRRR; translated from the coding sequence ATGATTCCGAGGCAGGCCAGATCGACTCTTACGGCAGCCCTCGTCGTAGCGGGTGCCGTCGCTGCTGTCGTTCTCGGTGCGGCGGTGACACCGGTCGCGGCCGACGAGCACACGAAAGCGGAGGCGGAGGACTTCACCGAGGAGGCGAACTTCACGGTCACGCTCCCGATGCGGACCGACCACTACCCGGGGAACCACCCGGTCCACAGCGGACAGAACGGCTACAACGCCAGCATCGAATACAACGCCGTGGGCGCACAGGCGCTCAGAGAGGTCGGCGCCGAGGAGGGTGCGTTCATCGACAACATAATCCTCGAGGCCGACTGGATCGACTACAGCAACTGCGACGTCACCCAGAACACCAAGGTCTTCGGTCTCGACTACGGCAACAACGACAGCGGGACGCAGATCGACGAGGACCTCATCCAGTCCCGCAAGAGTTCGACCCTCGCGGAGGGCGGCCTCACGATCGACTTCTACGACTGGGGCGACCTCGGCGGCGACCCGCCGTACGCGGCCCCGGAGGACGCCATCGTGGCCGCCCAGGGCGCCGGCTCCAACGACGGGCCCTGTCTGAAGATGACCAGCGAACCCGGCTGGTACCAGATACAGGGGTTCATCAACGGGACGGAGGCCGACAACGGGCCCGACCAGGAGCCGTCCGAGGAGGCCAACAAAGCGGGGATACTCGCGGACTCGAACTACATCTACATCTGCGAGTGCGACAGCGAGGCGGCGGCCCGCGAGACGCTCGGGCCGCCGCCGAACGAGGCGGGAAGCGGCGGCGAAAGCGGCGGCGCGACGCCCACGCCGACCCCGAGCGGCAACGGGGCCACGCCCACCCCGACCGAGTCGGGTGCTACCCCGACGCCGACCGCGACACAGGTCCCCGACACGTCCACGCCGACCGCGACGCAGGCGCCCAGCACGCCCACGCAGACGCGGGTCCGGGCCACCGGTACCGACGAGAGCGCCCCGGGCGGTGGCGGCAGCCAGGCCACCCGGACGCGGGGCAACGTCGGCGGTGACGGCGCCGGTGGCGCCGTCCGGAACACGCCGACGATAAGCGAAGCGCCGGGCTTTACGCCGGTCGTCGCGCTGGTGGCGCTGCTCGCGGTCGCACTGCTCGTCGTCCGCCGACGATAA
- a CDS encoding ABC transporter ATP-binding protein, translating into MSTDAEDEFQFESKTDTTTSSEVVLESSDLAVSYGKVTALRGLDITVTEGEIVSLIGPNGAGKTTFCNTASGFLDYDGSVRYRGQEVSDVGQTGLVEQGMIHCTEERDLFGYMDVENNLELGGYLLDDDVIEERKEFVYDLFPRLDERREQNARSMSGGEQQMLAIGRALMGDPDLLVLDEPTLGLAPVILKDIAEALDPIVDRGVTILLTEQNVTFALEHADRIYLLENGEAVREGTPEELKGDDYIRESYLGG; encoded by the coding sequence ATGAGCACGGACGCCGAAGACGAGTTCCAGTTCGAGTCGAAGACCGACACCACGACCAGCAGCGAGGTGGTGCTCGAATCGAGCGACCTCGCGGTCTCCTACGGCAAGGTGACCGCGCTCCGCGGGCTGGACATAACCGTCACGGAGGGGGAGATCGTCTCGCTCATCGGGCCGAACGGCGCGGGCAAGACGACCTTCTGCAACACGGCGTCGGGCTTTCTGGACTACGACGGGAGCGTCCGCTACCGGGGACAGGAGGTTTCGGACGTCGGCCAGACCGGCCTCGTCGAGCAGGGGATGATCCACTGTACCGAAGAGCGGGACCTGTTCGGTTACATGGACGTCGAGAACAACCTCGAGCTCGGCGGCTACCTGCTCGACGACGACGTCATCGAGGAGCGCAAGGAGTTCGTCTACGACCTGTTCCCGCGGCTCGACGAGCGCCGCGAGCAGAACGCCCGCTCGATGTCGGGCGGCGAACAGCAGATGCTCGCCATCGGGCGGGCGCTGATGGGCGACCCCGACCTGCTCGTCCTCGACGAGCCGACGCTGGGACTGGCACCGGTCATCCTGAAGGATATCGCCGAGGCGCTCGATCCGATCGTCGACCGCGGCGTGACGATCCTGCTGACCGAGCAGAACGTCACGTTCGCCCTGGAGCACGCCGACCGCATCTACCTGCTGGAGAACGGCGAGGCGGTCCGGGAGGGCACGCCCGAGGAACTGAAGGGCGACGACTACATCCGCGAGTCCTATCTCGGCGGCTAA
- a CDS encoding substrate-binding domain-containing protein — protein sequence MADAPDDEQQDDGGRLDRRSILKYGGSGAVAAGLAGCQSPQNPYPGSGLRSGNDGGNQDDTGQDDVGDGDGLLSGETVRIGILAPMNLPLGESMWDAARLAAEQLNNSGGMLGAKVEVELGNTNVSPATARSEHRRLVTQAGCDITMGIFLGSALIQTLPSISNQQTIHITTASADPRAGKLVSKSNDDITGEGGETEYERFKYHFRAGPLHLLDLADAMLEFIENNKDKYGWEQVALMTENVGEFDPYHDRLSNRLSDVIDVPVKKRVGGISDWSPIFNEIESEGCDLSLVGLALIGTSAVNQWSNQERDFEFGGIHVPSQSFSYWESTNGNTEFVFSMNAMTPQTSNTEQTQDFVQAYQEKWDTVPIYSGALTYDAITLTEQALRATMEGEGIEGEIPDDDLIIPYMEEKTFTGSTILNEFQFTPKDATYAHEPQWTSVEETGVPVFQQWQKDPEIREDYGTMHSFYPEQNRTADYAVPDWIGGGG from the coding sequence ATGGCAGACGCACCAGACGACGAACAGCAGGACGACGGCGGCCGGCTCGACCGCCGTTCGATCCTGAAATACGGCGGAAGTGGCGCCGTCGCCGCCGGGCTCGCCGGGTGTCAGTCGCCCCAGAACCCGTATCCCGGAAGCGGGCTCCGGTCGGGGAACGACGGCGGAAATCAGGACGACACCGGCCAGGACGACGTCGGCGACGGCGACGGACTGCTCTCCGGCGAGACGGTCCGTATCGGCATCCTCGCACCGATGAACCTGCCGCTCGGGGAGTCGATGTGGGACGCCGCACGGCTCGCCGCCGAACAGCTCAACAACAGCGGCGGGATGCTCGGCGCGAAAGTCGAGGTCGAACTCGGCAACACGAACGTCTCGCCGGCCACGGCCCGTTCCGAGCACAGGCGGCTCGTCACGCAGGCGGGCTGTGACATCACGATGGGTATCTTCCTCGGATCGGCGCTCATCCAGACGCTGCCGTCGATCTCGAACCAGCAGACCATCCACATCACGACCGCCTCGGCGGACCCCAGGGCCGGCAAACTCGTCTCGAAGTCCAACGACGACATCACCGGCGAGGGCGGCGAGACCGAGTACGAGCGGTTCAAGTACCACTTCCGGGCGGGGCCGCTCCACCTGCTCGACCTCGCGGACGCGATGCTGGAGTTCATCGAGAACAACAAGGACAAGTACGGCTGGGAGCAGGTCGCGCTGATGACCGAGAACGTCGGCGAGTTCGACCCGTATCACGACCGGCTGTCGAACCGCCTGAGCGACGTCATCGACGTGCCGGTCAAAAAGCGGGTCGGCGGCATCAGCGACTGGTCGCCCATCTTCAACGAGATAGAGAGCGAGGGCTGTGACCTCTCGCTGGTCGGGCTGGCGCTCATCGGGACCAGCGCCGTCAACCAGTGGTCCAACCAGGAGCGGGACTTCGAGTTCGGCGGCATCCATGTCCCGAGCCAGAGCTTCAGCTACTGGGAGTCCACGAACGGCAACACCGAGTTCGTCTTCTCGATGAACGCGATGACGCCCCAGACCAGCAACACCGAGCAGACCCAGGACTTCGTGCAGGCGTACCAGGAGAAGTGGGACACGGTCCCCATCTACAGCGGGGCGCTCACCTACGACGCGATCACCCTCACCGAGCAGGCGCTCCGGGCGACCATGGAGGGCGAGGGCATCGAGGGCGAGATTCCGGACGACGACCTCATCATCCCGTACATGGAGGAGAAGACGTTCACCGGAAGCACCATCCTCAACGAGTTCCAGTTCACGCCGAAGGACGCGACGTACGCCCACGAACCGCAGTGGACCTCCGTCGAGGAGACGGGCGTGCCGGTCTTCCAGCAGTGGCAGAAGGACCCCGAAATCCGTGAGGACTACGGGACGATGCACTCCTTCTACCCCGAGCAGAACAGGACCGCCGACTACGCCGTTCCCGACTGGATCGGAGGTGGTGGCTGA
- a CDS encoding branched-chain amino acid ABC transporter permease: MATETPLEGDVDKRRREAVKEKLMFQDVSLRHRLGIYGIVLLGLLPTILQPSELLDFTYVLYLMMFAISWDVVSGYTGQLSFGHAFFFALGGYGTAVVTTQHSVFEITILNVLFGILVATLVAAIGGVLIGVPALRLDGPYLSLVTLIAPLLLYQSFILFSGGFPYLAPDGFGGTSGLVERPPQIVGLGSDAIITAQAAWTEALGRYYLSFVALLVVLAVTYAVTRSAAGSVFTAIREDEDAVRSVGLNPAKFKIFAFVLSAAVGGFAAAVWMHAGPSSYPNTESVFGAGRIDLSINVIVVAIIGGMGTIVGSVVGAMLVFFARLTTSTFVPSLSPLPTFLLGMLVLVFLPRGVVPELADAGKRYMARRRGEEPRGQTGRSASESTLAKYREEIEDILGRDNR; encoded by the coding sequence ATGGCTACCGAAACGCCACTCGAAGGTGACGTCGACAAGCGCCGCCGGGAGGCGGTCAAGGAGAAGCTCATGTTCCAGGACGTCTCGTTGCGCCACCGGCTCGGCATCTACGGGATCGTCCTCCTGGGGCTGTTGCCGACGATACTGCAGCCGAGCGAACTGCTGGATTTCACGTACGTCCTCTATCTGATGATGTTCGCCATCAGCTGGGACGTCGTCTCGGGTTACACCGGTCAGCTCAGCTTCGGGCACGCGTTCTTCTTCGCGCTGGGCGGCTACGGGACGGCCGTCGTCACGACCCAGCACAGCGTCTTCGAAATCACCATCCTGAACGTGCTCTTCGGCATCCTCGTGGCGACGCTCGTCGCCGCCATCGGCGGCGTGCTTATCGGCGTGCCAGCCCTCCGGCTCGACGGGCCGTACCTCTCTTTGGTGACGCTCATCGCGCCGTTGCTGCTGTACCAGAGTTTCATCCTGTTCAGCGGTGGCTTCCCGTACCTCGCTCCCGACGGCTTCGGTGGGACCAGCGGTCTGGTCGAGCGTCCCCCACAGATAGTCGGGCTCGGATCCGACGCCATCATCACGGCCCAGGCGGCCTGGACGGAGGCGCTGGGCAGATACTACCTCTCGTTCGTCGCGCTGCTCGTCGTCCTCGCGGTCACGTACGCCGTGACCCGTTCGGCTGCGGGCAGCGTCTTCACCGCCATCCGGGAAGACGAAGACGCCGTCCGGTCGGTCGGGCTGAATCCCGCGAAGTTCAAGATATTCGCGTTCGTCCTCTCGGCGGCCGTCGGCGGCTTCGCCGCCGCCGTGTGGATGCACGCCGGGCCGTCGTCGTATCCCAACACCGAGAGCGTCTTCGGAGCGGGGCGCATCGACCTCAGCATCAACGTCATCGTCGTCGCCATCATCGGCGGCATGGGCACCATCGTCGGGAGCGTGGTCGGTGCGATGCTGGTCTTCTTCGCCAGGCTGACCACCAGCACCTTCGTCCCGTCGCTGTCGCCGCTCCCGACGTTCCTGCTGGGGATGCTCGTGCTGGTCTTCCTGCCACGCGGCGTGGTTCCGGAACTGGCCGACGCCGGCAAGCGGTACATGGCGCGCCGTCGCGGCGAGGAGCCGCGGGGTCAGACCGGCCGCTCGGCCTCCGAGAGCACGCTGGCGAAGTATCGTGAGGAGATCGAGGACATCCTGGGGCGTGATAACCGATGA
- a CDS encoding branched-chain amino acid ABC transporter permease produces the protein MVTLGAIGQAVLSATFISALYAIIAIGFTLIFGVGGILNFAHGAFITVGAFAAYLVTNSSGLVALPVWVGLVVGAAAGAATAAVTYLGIIRYVRKRPVTVLILTFVIGFFLIYSIRIIINSGIFTFIGIDNPLSIPVSPVIRDPAFGLGGSLLNDVFIFVTSWLFIGLLFYFVNYTRTGRAILAVSMSDKGAALVGIDAEKINLITWTLAGAFAGYAGVLLAGSLGNGSWLMSIQPPAPLILSFAIVILGGLGSIKGSVVGAYIIGFFEIFTINFVPNGSRLAGVSSLALLLVFLLVKPEGLFGREAAE, from the coding sequence ATGGTCACGCTCGGTGCCATCGGCCAGGCCGTGCTGTCGGCGACGTTCATCAGCGCGCTGTACGCCATCATCGCCATCGGATTCACGCTCATCTTCGGCGTCGGTGGCATCCTGAACTTCGCCCACGGCGCGTTCATCACTGTCGGTGCCTTCGCCGCCTACCTCGTGACCAACAGCTCCGGGCTGGTCGCGCTCCCGGTGTGGGTCGGGCTCGTCGTCGGGGCGGCCGCCGGGGCTGCCACCGCCGCCGTCACGTACCTGGGCATCATCCGGTACGTCCGAAAGCGGCCGGTGACCGTCCTGATACTCACCTTCGTCATCGGTTTTTTCCTCATCTACTCGATCCGCATCATCATCAACAGCGGTATCTTCACCTTCATCGGCATCGACAACCCGCTGTCGATCCCGGTTAGTCCGGTCATCAGGGACCCCGCGTTCGGTCTCGGCGGTAGCCTGCTGAACGACGTCTTCATCTTCGTCACCTCCTGGCTGTTCATCGGGCTGCTGTTTTACTTCGTCAACTACACGCGGACCGGCCGCGCCATCCTCGCGGTCAGCATGAGCGACAAGGGCGCCGCGCTGGTCGGCATCGACGCCGAGAAGATCAACCTCATCACCTGGACGCTCGCCGGTGCCTTCGCCGGCTACGCCGGGGTGCTCCTGGCCGGCTCGCTCGGTAACGGGAGCTGGCTGATGTCCATCCAGCCGCCGGCGCCGCTCATCCTCTCCTTTGCCATCGTCATCCTCGGCGGTCTCGGCTCGATCAAGGGGAGCGTCGTCGGCGCCTACATCATCGGCTTCTTCGAGATATTCACGATTAACTTCGTCCCGAACGGCTCGCGGCTCGCGGGGGTCTCCTCGCTCGCGTTGCTGCTGGTGTTCCTGCTCGTCAAGCCCGAGGGACTGTTCGGACGGGAGGCTGCAGAATAA
- a CDS encoding alpha-1 4-glucan-protein synthase, whose protein sequence is MTDICVIVPTVREPECVRAYVENARAHGFDTDRLQFLLVTEEFCDVEGMEAMLDELGVDGEVFDGPRRESWFESRGLSEYADLIPAASHAETSFGLLYLWAGDYEYGFLIDDDTLPHEEYDFFGRHLRNLAFEGEIEAVASDEQWVNVLYQNADEHGLYPRGYPYSAMDETVETEPVAVDDVVASQGLWTNVPDLDAVRILMDGDLQGQAQTRTSAADFEGDFVAARGNYLTVCSMNLAFRREVIPAFYQLPMDDNEWDVGRFDDIWSGVFLKRACDVLGKRIYNGAPLCEHNKAPRSTFSDLHNEVAGLELNEHVWEEIHGVGADADSYAGVFEAMGEELAEGDFEAYQNGAFLNLVGETMLEWLDCLEELETADRAVPEAEVTAD, encoded by the coding sequence ATGACCGACATCTGTGTTATCGTGCCGACGGTCCGCGAACCGGAGTGCGTCCGCGCCTACGTGGAGAACGCGCGGGCTCACGGGTTCGACACCGACCGACTGCAGTTCCTCTTGGTGACCGAGGAGTTCTGCGATGTCGAGGGGATGGAGGCGATGCTCGACGAGTTGGGCGTCGACGGCGAGGTCTTCGACGGACCGCGCCGGGAGTCCTGGTTCGAGTCTCGCGGTCTCTCCGAGTACGCCGACCTCATCCCGGCGGCGAGCCACGCCGAGACGAGTTTCGGCCTGCTGTACCTGTGGGCCGGCGACTACGAGTACGGCTTCCTCATCGACGACGACACGCTGCCCCACGAGGAGTACGACTTCTTCGGGCGGCACCTGCGGAACCTCGCCTTCGAGGGCGAGATCGAGGCCGTCGCCTCCGACGAGCAGTGGGTGAACGTGCTGTACCAGAACGCCGACGAGCACGGACTCTACCCGCGGGGCTACCCCTACAGCGCGATGGACGAGACCGTCGAGACCGAACCCGTCGCAGTCGACGACGTGGTCGCCTCCCAGGGGCTGTGGACCAACGTGCCCGACCTCGACGCGGTCCGCATCCTGATGGACGGCGACCTGCAGGGCCAGGCCCAGACCCGCACCTCGGCGGCGGACTTCGAGGGCGACTTCGTCGCCGCCCGTGGCAACTACCTCACCGTCTGCTCGATGAACCTCGCGTTCCGGCGGGAGGTAATCCCGGCGTTCTACCAGCTGCCGATGGACGACAACGAGTGGGACGTCGGCCGGTTCGACGATATCTGGTCGGGCGTGTTCCTCAAGCGCGCCTGCGACGTGCTCGGCAAGCGCATCTACAACGGTGCGCCGCTGTGCGAGCACAACAAGGCGCCGCGCTCGACGTTCTCGGACCTGCACAACGAGGTCGCGGGCCTCGAGTTGAACGAGCACGTCTGGGAGGAGATCCACGGCGTCGGCGCCGACGCCGACAGCTACGCCGGCGTCTTCGAGGCGATGGGCGAGGAGCTCGCCGAGGGCGACTTCGAGGCCTACCAGAACGGCGCCTTCCTCAACCTGGTCGGCGAGACGATGCTGGAGTGGCTCGACTGCCTCGAGGAACTGGAGACGGCCGACCGTGCCGTCCCGGAAGCGGAGGTGACGGCGGATTGA
- a CDS encoding CPBP family intramembrane glutamic endopeptidase, whose amino-acid sequence MRARIRSWFLAPTGRLRAPWRLLAVGVAFFLVNLLVVGLALSAGYPVDPTTATGAGLAAALGVLVANGAAVTAVVVLAARRLDRRVLGDIGCRIDDWWWADLAAGGAVGVGLVGGGYAVGLAIGVYRVTVAPAAPSAYSLLVWLAIVAAAMVAVGVYEELLLRGYVLTNLAEGLTAFLDGRRSVVGALALSSVGFGFLHGLNPSASRLSLATITLAGLMLGLGYVYTGSLALPVGVHVTWNLTHVLLGLPVSGLVVPVRLVETTVSGDPLVHGGAFGPEGGLLGLGTTLLGCLVVVGYARLTGRGFQEEIAVPALGDG is encoded by the coding sequence ATGCGCGCTCGCATCCGCTCGTGGTTCCTCGCGCCGACCGGACGGCTCCGGGCGCCGTGGCGCCTGCTCGCCGTCGGCGTCGCCTTCTTCCTCGTCAACCTCCTCGTCGTGGGGCTGGCGCTTTCGGCCGGCTACCCCGTCGATCCGACGACCGCGACCGGGGCCGGTCTCGCGGCCGCACTCGGTGTCCTCGTCGCCAACGGCGCAGCCGTGACCGCCGTCGTCGTCCTCGCGGCCCGCCGCCTCGACCGGCGCGTCCTCGGCGACATCGGCTGCCGAATCGACGACTGGTGGTGGGCCGACCTCGCCGCCGGCGGCGCCGTCGGCGTGGGTCTCGTCGGCGGCGGCTACGCGGTCGGTCTCGCAATCGGCGTCTACCGGGTCACCGTCGCGCCGGCGGCTCCCTCGGCCTACTCGCTTCTCGTCTGGCTCGCTATCGTGGCCGCCGCGATGGTCGCCGTCGGCGTCTACGAGGAACTGCTGTTGCGCGGCTACGTCCTGACGAACCTCGCGGAGGGGCTCACGGCGTTTCTCGACGGCCGCCGGTCGGTCGTCGGCGCGCTCGCACTCTCCAGTGTCGGCTTCGGTTTTCTCCACGGGCTCAATCCCTCGGCGAGTCGGCTCTCGCTTGCGACCATCACGCTCGCGGGGCTCATGCTCGGTCTCGGCTACGTCTACACCGGGTCGCTGGCCCTCCCCGTCGGCGTCCACGTCACCTGGAACCTCACCCACGTCCTGCTCGGACTGCCGGTCAGCGGCCTCGTCGTCCCCGTTCGGCTCGTCGAGACGACGGTCTCTGGCGACCCGCTGGTCCACGGCGGCGCCTTCGGACCGGAGGGTGGCCTGCTCGGGCTGGGAACGACGCTCCTCGGCTGTCTCGTGGTCGTCGGCTACGCCCGGCTCACGGGACGAGGGTTCCAAGAAGAGATCGCGGTGCCCGCGCTCGGTGACGGTTAG
- a CDS encoding extracellular solute-binding protein, producing the protein MSSRRRFLAATASVGAVGLAGCSNIMGGNGDGNGDDIAPGQIGSGREGRDAPGGTSMKEMPPLEGTVTVYSGRGEVLVGELIGYIESLYADLTLDVKYGSANEMVSQIQTEGDNSPADVFYSVNAGALGLLAEAGRTTPLPDDVAGLVGEEFRDDENRWTGTSGRARSIPFNTEAFSEGDIPDDVMAFPDADRFDGEMGWAPGYGSFQAFVTAMRLLEGEETTRQWLEGMVDSGVQRYPDEFQICQAIADGTLSAGFTNHYYIQRVLDARSGAPLSTTFTENDAGTIFNVAGAAVVDTASDDDMAANFVRHLLSAEAQDYFARTTFEYPLISEVEPIGELPPIDELNPPDVDLTELSDLEPTLELMREAGVDV; encoded by the coding sequence TTGAGCTCCCGTCGTCGGTTCCTCGCGGCGACGGCCTCGGTCGGCGCCGTCGGCCTCGCCGGCTGTAGCAACATCATGGGAGGCAACGGGGACGGCAACGGCGACGACATCGCGCCCGGACAGATCGGCTCCGGGCGCGAGGGCCGGGACGCCCCCGGCGGCACCTCGATGAAGGAGATGCCGCCACTGGAGGGGACCGTCACCGTCTACTCCGGCCGCGGTGAGGTGCTGGTCGGCGAACTCATCGGCTACATCGAGTCGCTGTACGCCGACCTGACGCTCGACGTCAAGTACGGGTCGGCCAACGAGATGGTCAGCCAGATCCAGACCGAGGGCGACAACAGCCCGGCCGACGTGTTCTACTCGGTCAATGCCGGGGCGCTGGGCCTCCTCGCGGAGGCCGGCCGGACGACGCCGCTGCCGGACGACGTCGCGGGCCTCGTCGGCGAGGAGTTCCGCGACGACGAGAACCGCTGGACCGGGACGTCGGGACGGGCCCGTTCCATCCCGTTCAACACGGAGGCGTTCTCGGAAGGCGACATCCCCGACGACGTCATGGCGTTCCCGGACGCCGACCGCTTCGACGGCGAGATGGGCTGGGCGCCCGGCTACGGCTCGTTCCAGGCGTTCGTCACCGCGATGCGCCTGCTGGAGGGCGAGGAGACGACCCGCCAGTGGCTCGAGGGGATGGTAGACTCCGGCGTCCAGCGGTACCCCGACGAGTTCCAGATCTGTCAGGCCATCGCCGACGGCACCCTCTCGGCGGGCTTCACCAACCACTACTACATCCAGCGCGTCCTCGACGCCCGGTCGGGGGCGCCGCTGTCGACCACCTTCACCGAGAACGACGCGGGCACCATCTTCAACGTCGCCGGCGCCGCCGTCGTCGACACCGCCAGTGACGATGACATGGCCGCCAACTTCGTCCGGCACCTGCTGTCGGCGGAGGCCCAGGACTACTTCGCCCGGACCACCTTCGAGTACCCGCTCATCTCGGAGGTCGAACCCATCGGCGAGCTGCCGCCCATCGACGAACTGAACCCTCCGGATGTCGACCTCACGGAGCTGTCGGACCTCGAGCCGACCCTCGAGCTGATGCGCGAGGCAGGCGTCGACGTCTGA
- a CDS encoding ABC transporter ATP-binding protein: MSSEPERAADVEEETYGPNDGILVARDLRKEFGGLVAVDDLSFAVQEQEILGFIGPNGAGKSTTFNCVTGTYPPTGGSVYFKGEDVTGIPAHDMVKKGMSRTFQEFAPLEDRAVVKNIELALAPDELFTLSGMGGETERLAREICRRVGLGDVMDQTPSELPHAGMLKLELARAIATQPDVMLVDEPFAGLSADEVQELTDVMLSLRDHGMTLIVVDHNMRGLLNLIDRAFVIQFGSKIAEGSPDEIKNDPKVQEAYLGGDEI; the protein is encoded by the coding sequence ATGAGCTCCGAACCCGAGCGCGCTGCGGACGTCGAGGAGGAGACCTACGGACCGAACGACGGCATCCTGGTCGCACGGGACCTCCGCAAGGAGTTCGGGGGGCTCGTCGCGGTCGACGACCTCTCGTTTGCCGTCCAGGAACAGGAGATCCTCGGCTTCATCGGGCCGAACGGCGCCGGGAAGTCGACGACGTTCAACTGCGTCACCGGGACGTACCCGCCGACCGGCGGGAGCGTCTACTTCAAGGGCGAGGACGTGACCGGCATCCCGGCCCACGACATGGTCAAGAAGGGGATGTCCCGGACGTTCCAGGAGTTCGCCCCGCTGGAGGACCGCGCCGTGGTCAAGAACATCGAACTGGCGCTGGCGCCCGACGAACTGTTCACGCTGTCGGGGATGGGCGGCGAGACCGAGCGGCTGGCCCGCGAGATATGTCGCCGGGTCGGTCTCGGCGACGTGATGGACCAGACGCCCTCGGAACTGCCCCACGCCGGTATGCTGAAGCTGGAGTTGGCTCGCGCCATTGCGACCCAGCCCGACGTGATGCTCGTCGACGAGCCGTTCGCCGGGCTCTCGGCCGACGAGGTCCAGGAACTGACCGACGTGATGCTGTCGCTGCGGGACCACGGCATGACGCTTATCGTCGTCGACCACAACATGCGTGGCCTGTTGAACCTCATCGACCGCGCGTTCGTCATCCAGTTCGGTTCGAAGATAGCCGAGGGGTCGCCCGACGAGATCAAGAACGACCCCAAAGTTCAGGAGGCTTACCTCGGAGGTGACGAGATATGA